In Bermanella sp. WJH001, the genomic stretch TAAGGTTTAATATGATTTCATTACCCAAATCTAGCTTGGAGCTTACTTTCAGTTTACTTCGCCATGTACAACCAAGCTTAGCCTTAAAAGTGCGTAATATGGCACTTTTGCCTGCGTTAACTCAAGACCATGGGGAGCACGAGATGGCCTTCAACGAAGAAGAGGTGTTCACCATTGTTAACCATCTTATGTTCATTGAAAACCAGGCTCGCATGGGGGCTAAAGCGGATAAGGGACGTCAAATACTGGCCAGTGCATTAATCGCAGATTGGTTAACGTTTAATATTGGTCACTGACGCTAGCTACCCTATTGGGCTCATTATTTAAAGAAAACCACACAAAAAGATAACGGTATAAAATTTATATTTTAATTGAAAAAAAATGGGCCCATGCATTAATGCATGGGCCCAAGTTATATGGACATTCTAAGCTGCCTGATGGGACTGTGCTTGTGCCTCTTCTGGCCCCCAAATCACGCCTTTAGTGCCCTCATCTACCAATTGAAGGTAACGCTCTTCAACAGTATCACGCCTTACCTTGAGGGTTGGGGTAATCAAGCCAGACTCTACCGTCCAGGCTAGTTGTGTCAAAACAAGACTATCTAAACGCTCATGGTGCTCAAGCTGCGAATTTACTTTTTGTAAATGCGCTTCTATTTGAGCTTTCACCTCTGCCTTGTCCATTGCTCGAGCGGTTTCTGAAAGCTCCACAACCGCCAGCGGTTGGTTTCTGCCTGAGCCCATTACACAAGCCTGCTCAATTGCCACATGTGAAACCAACAAACCCTCAATTGGGGCAGGTGCAATATATTTACCCTTAGTTGTTTTAAACAGTTCTTTTACTCGCCCGGTTATGCGTAAAAAACCCTGTGAATCAATTTCACCCTTATCACCCGTACGATAAAAACCATCTAGAAACGCTTCTTGGGTTTTTTGTGCATCTTTATAATAACCTTGCATTAACGCAGGGCTTTTAAACAGAATCTCGCCTTCACTGCTGATCTTTAATTGGTTTTGATGAAATGCTTTACCCACCGCACCAATGCTTCTTTGCCCGGGCAAACTTAATGTGCCATAACACAGGTTTTCCGTCATGCCATAACCTTCCATGACTGGCAGGTCAATTCGATCAAACCATTCCAACAACGCTTGGGGCATAGGTGACGCACCACAACCACATAATCTTGCTTTGTCTAAACCTAAACCTTTTTTAATTTTATTTTTAATTAAGCTGGAGATCACTGGGATTTTTAATAGTAAATCGAGCTTCTTCTGCCCACCTACTTTCCCTAAAATGCCTTCTTGAAACTTTGACCAAAGCCTTGGTACAGCAAAAAACAGCGTGGGCTTAACACTGGCAATGTTATCGGCAAAACTATCTAACGATTCAACAAACGAGATACTAAACCAACCATAATAACTTTGGCCCTCAACAATCATGCGTTCTGCCACATGAGCTAATGGCAAAAATGAAATAGCGCGGTCGGGGCTTTTAATTCCAACATGTTCAACAAAATTATTTGCAGCAAATGCAAATGCTTTATGGGTATGTACCGCCCCTTTTGGCTGACCTGTCGTACCAGAGGTGTATACCAGTGTCATGATTTCATCAAGGTCGGCAATATAGGGCTTAAAATCATCTGGATTTGAGTGACTGACTAAATCATCCCATTTATGGGTAACAGGGCCACTGTAATAAGGAAAACCAATCGTAGTGAAGCCTTGCGGAATACTATCAATGACTTCTTTATCGTTATCGTGTTTACCAACAAATAATAATTTGGCCTCACTGTGCTCAAGTACGTATTGCACATTGGTTTTTGATTGACCCGGATATAATGGCACCGATACACCACCCACCATCATAATGGCTAGATCAGCCATGATCCACTGGGCGCAATTTTTTGACCACAAAGCAACCTTATCACCTTTATTAATGCCCAGTGCAGTGAGCTGATATGCCATTTTTCGAGCAATGATCTCAACTTCAGCCCAACTTAACTCTTGATACTTACCATCAATAGGCTGGCGTAGGTAAACACGATTGGGTTGTTCTTCAACAGCTTTATAGAACGCGGCTAGTGGACTTAACATAGGCACCTCGGCGATTGATCATTTACTTGTTATTATTATTTTTATTCTTTAGCAATAGACCATATCGTCACAAACATGTCTAGGTTATCTACTGCAACTGTAAGACGCTTTGTGTATGCTTGACGCATTCGGTCAATCGTTTCTGTTATTTAGTGGGTGAAATGAGCATATTAGAATTTTCAATACCCTATCATTACGTGAAAGCCGCCCTGCGTGGCCCTATTTCACATAATGTCGATATTAAGTCACTATTGCAGCGCTCTGGGATTTTAGAAGATGTACTGCATGAGCCTAAAGCCCGTGTTACAGCAAAACAATACGCAACCTTAATTCAAAACATTTGGCTTGAAATGCAAGACGAGTACATGGGGCTTGGTAAAGAAGTGAGCCCGCTTGGATCGTTTGCCATGATGTGTCATGCGGTTATTCATTGCCCCACCTTAGAAAAAGCCTTTCGCCGTGCTTACCGATTTTATGGTTTATTTTTACACCTACCTGAAATCACATTAGAAGTGGATGGTGAATACGCCACAATTAAAGTAGATGAGAGTAAATTAAACGACCCTGATCATTTTTTAATAGAATCAATATTAGTGATTTGGCATCGTTTTGGTAGCTGGCTTATTGGACGGCGCATACGTTTAATTGATGCACACTTTAAATTTTCGCCCCCTGTTAATCACCATGAATATCAGAGTATTTTTTATTGCGACATTCATTTTAATAGCGGCTTCACTGGCATACGTTTTCCAATTAAGTTTTTACAGGCAAAGTTGACTCAAAACGAAACCACTCTTAAACAATTTTTAAAACAAAGCCCAGCTGACTTACTCGCAAGACCAGATGAAGGCAATAGCTTAGTGGCACAAATCCGAGCCATTATTGGATCAGACCTATCAACCGAACTGCCTAACTTTGAGTACGTAGCACAAGAACTTCATACCAGCGCACAAACATTAAGAAGACGTTTAAAAGAAGAAGGCTTAACCTACCAAGAACTCAAAGATCAATTACGCAGAGACAGCGCCCTGTACTATTTAGAACGGGGTGATTTAAGCATTCAAGAAGTGGCAGAAAAACTTGGATTTTCTGAACCCAGTACGTTCCACCGTGCATTTAAAAAATGGACCAACATGACACCAGGCGCATATCGCCAAGGTGAAGAATACACACATAACGATTAAAAACATGAACGAACAATTATCTGAATTAGTTGAAGTCAAAGACAGTGCCGTACACGGCAAAGGTTTATTCGCAAAATGCCCGATCAAAAAAAACACATTGATTGGCACACTAGAAGGCAAGCCCTGTACAAAAGATGGCCCGCATGTGCTGTGGATGAACGATGGCCAAGATAAATTTAAAGTCAGCAACGACCTCAAATACATCAATCATCATAAAAAAGCCAACGTCGCTTATTATGATGACTTCACTGTAATGGCCATTAAAAACATTAAAGCTGGCGAAGAACTACTGCACGATTACGGTGATGGTTGGGATTAATCCTCCTTTTATATTCACCTGTTCGCTCAAAGCAAGACACGCATCACAGCTTAGATGTT encodes the following:
- a CDS encoding AMP-binding protein; the encoded protein is MLSPLAAFYKAVEEQPNRVYLRQPIDGKYQELSWAEVEIIARKMAYQLTALGINKGDKVALWSKNCAQWIMADLAIMMVGGVSVPLYPGQSKTNVQYVLEHSEAKLLFVGKHDNDKEVIDSIPQGFTTIGFPYYSGPVTHKWDDLVSHSNPDDFKPYIADLDEIMTLVYTSGTTGQPKGAVHTHKAFAFAANNFVEHVGIKSPDRAISFLPLAHVAERMIVEGQSYYGWFSISFVESLDSFADNIASVKPTLFFAVPRLWSKFQEGILGKVGGQKKLDLLLKIPVISSLIKNKIKKGLGLDKARLCGCGASPMPQALLEWFDRIDLPVMEGYGMTENLCYGTLSLPGQRSIGAVGKAFHQNQLKISSEGEILFKSPALMQGYYKDAQKTQEAFLDGFYRTGDKGEIDSQGFLRITGRVKELFKTTKGKYIAPAPIEGLLVSHVAIEQACVMGSGRNQPLAVVELSETARAMDKAEVKAQIEAHLQKVNSQLEHHERLDSLVLTQLAWTVESGLITPTLKVRRDTVEERYLQLVDEGTKGVIWGPEEAQAQSHQAA
- a CDS encoding AraC family transcriptional regulator; translation: MSILEFSIPYHYVKAALRGPISHNVDIKSLLQRSGILEDVLHEPKARVTAKQYATLIQNIWLEMQDEYMGLGKEVSPLGSFAMMCHAVIHCPTLEKAFRRAYRFYGLFLHLPEITLEVDGEYATIKVDESKLNDPDHFLIESILVIWHRFGSWLIGRRIRLIDAHFKFSPPVNHHEYQSIFYCDIHFNSGFTGIRFPIKFLQAKLTQNETTLKQFLKQSPADLLARPDEGNSLVAQIRAIIGSDLSTELPNFEYVAQELHTSAQTLRRRLKEEGLTYQELKDQLRRDSALYYLERGDLSIQEVAEKLGFSEPSTFHRAFKKWTNMTPGAYRQGEEYTHND
- a CDS encoding SET domain-containing protein-lysine N-methyltransferase; this encodes MNEQLSELVEVKDSAVHGKGLFAKCPIKKNTLIGTLEGKPCTKDGPHVLWMNDGQDKFKVSNDLKYINHHKKANVAYYDDFTVMAIKNIKAGEELLHDYGDGWD